One part of the Deltaproteobacteria bacterium genome encodes these proteins:
- a CDS encoding succinate dehydrogenase/fumarate reductase iron-sulfur subunit yields MAEMRVVKFEVLRFGPETDTEPRFDTYEVPCMEDWVVLDALNAIKDDIDPTLSHRWSCRMGVCGSCGMLVNGRPVLTCAAFVRNYTGTIRVEPLSNFPVVRDLVVDLGSFIDKIKSVKPWIIRKIEKDVGQGEYRQSPEQLAEFKQYSMCINCALCYAACPVLASEPEFLGPAAIALGHRYNMDSRDEGNAERFDTLADADGVWACSYANECSQVCPKHVDPAMAIQQAKLTSALQWLHVVPKKSFT; encoded by the coding sequence ATGGCCGAGATGAGGGTGGTGAAGTTCGAGGTCCTGCGCTTCGGTCCGGAGACGGATACCGAGCCGCGCTTCGACACCTACGAGGTGCCGTGCATGGAGGATTGGGTCGTCCTCGACGCGCTGAACGCGATCAAGGACGACATCGACCCGACGCTCTCGCACCGCTGGTCCTGCCGCATGGGCGTGTGCGGGAGCTGCGGAATGCTGGTGAACGGCCGTCCCGTGCTGACCTGCGCCGCGTTCGTGCGCAACTACACGGGCACGATCCGCGTCGAGCCGCTCTCGAACTTCCCGGTCGTACGAGATCTGGTCGTCGATCTCGGATCGTTCATCGACAAGATCAAGAGCGTCAAGCCCTGGATCATCCGCAAGATCGAGAAGGACGTCGGGCAGGGCGAGTACCGCCAGTCGCCGGAGCAGCTGGCGGAGTTCAAGCAGTACTCCATGTGCATCAACTGCGCGCTCTGCTACGCGGCCTGCCCGGTGCTCGCTTCCGAGCCCGAGTTCCTCGGCCCGGCCGCGATCGCGCTCGGCCACCGCTACAACATGGACTCGCGTGACGAGGGCAACGCCGAGCGCTTCGACACGCTCGCCGATGCCGACGGCGTCTGGGCCTGCTCCTACGCGAACGAGTGCAGCCAGGTCTGCCCCAAGCACGTGGACCCGGCGATGGCGATCCAGCAGGCGAAGCTGACCTCTGCGCTGCAGTGGCTGCACGTCGTGCCGAAGAAGAGCTTCACATGA
- a CDS encoding FAD-binding protein yields MEVSRHDIVLVGGGGAGLRAAIAAVEADPKLTVACVSKLYPMRSHTVSAEGGAAGVAREDDNLDLHAYDTLKGSDFLADQDTVEVFVEAAPKELVQLEHWGCPWSREKDGRVSVRAFGGMTTKRTWYATDKTGFHMLHALFQTSLKYDRIVRYDEYFATKLLVENGRVVGVAAFDMRTGKMHAMLGRAVILCTGGAGRIFPFTTNAAVKTGDGTPLAYRAGVGLKDMEFVQYHPTGLPGTGILITEASRGEGGYLKNNKGERFLIQYDYGVGGKAELGPRDMVSRAEMREFQAGRGFKGPYGDYVHLELMHLGEEKIDKRIPFVRELAKNYVGIDPVFEPIPVRPVVHYMMGGVDTNVDGATVLPGLYAAGECASVSINGANRLGSNSLTECLVFGARSGRAAVEFSKGSSSGDEKNALEQARSEEARLERLRGKHGGEKIAQIRRELNLATESGCGVFREEESIRASLDTIVQLKGRYADIGLTDRSQIFNTEVVQAIELGNMLDVAEAVALSALHRRESRGAHTRTDHPTRNDAEFWKHSLVTFAADGPVLSYKPVTKTRWELEERKY; encoded by the coding sequence GTGGAGGTCAGTCGTCACGACATCGTTCTGGTCGGCGGTGGAGGCGCGGGTCTTCGCGCCGCGATCGCGGCCGTGGAGGCGGACCCGAAGCTCACGGTGGCCTGCGTCTCGAAGCTGTACCCGATGCGCAGCCACACGGTCTCCGCGGAGGGAGGCGCCGCCGGCGTCGCGCGCGAGGACGACAACCTAGACCTGCACGCCTACGACACGCTGAAGGGGAGTGACTTCCTCGCGGATCAGGACACCGTCGAGGTTTTCGTCGAGGCGGCCCCGAAGGAGCTGGTGCAGCTGGAGCACTGGGGCTGCCCGTGGAGCCGCGAGAAGGACGGCCGCGTCTCGGTGCGCGCGTTCGGCGGCATGACCACCAAGCGCACCTGGTACGCGACCGACAAGACCGGCTTCCACATGCTCCACGCGCTGTTCCAGACCTCGCTCAAGTACGACCGCATCGTCCGCTACGACGAGTACTTCGCGACCAAGCTCCTGGTCGAGAACGGCCGCGTGGTCGGCGTCGCCGCCTTCGACATGCGAACCGGCAAGATGCACGCGATGCTCGGGCGCGCGGTGATCCTCTGCACCGGCGGCGCGGGACGGATCTTCCCGTTCACGACCAACGCCGCGGTGAAGACCGGCGACGGAACCCCGCTCGCGTACCGTGCCGGTGTAGGCCTGAAGGACATGGAGTTCGTGCAGTACCACCCGACGGGGCTGCCGGGCACGGGGATCCTGATCACCGAGGCTTCGCGGGGCGAGGGCGGGTATCTCAAGAACAACAAGGGCGAGCGCTTCCTGATCCAGTACGACTACGGCGTCGGCGGGAAGGCGGAGCTCGGCCCGCGCGACATGGTCTCGCGCGCGGAGATGCGCGAGTTCCAGGCCGGTCGCGGCTTCAAGGGGCCGTACGGCGACTACGTGCACCTGGAGCTGATGCATCTCGGCGAGGAGAAGATCGACAAGCGCATTCCGTTCGTGCGCGAGCTCGCCAAGAACTACGTGGGAATCGATCCGGTCTTCGAGCCGATTCCGGTGCGGCCGGTCGTGCACTACATGATGGGCGGCGTCGACACGAACGTGGACGGCGCGACGGTCCTGCCCGGGCTCTACGCGGCCGGCGAATGCGCGAGCGTATCGATCAACGGCGCGAATCGGCTCGGTTCGAACTCGCTCACCGAGTGCCTGGTGTTCGGAGCGCGCTCGGGACGCGCGGCGGTGGAGTTCTCCAAGGGCTCGAGCTCCGGCGACGAGAAGAACGCGCTCGAGCAGGCGCGCTCCGAGGAAGCCCGGCTCGAACGCCTGCGCGGCAAGCACGGCGGCGAGAAGATCGCGCAGATCCGACGCGAGCTGAACCTGGCCACCGAGTCGGGCTGCGGCGTGTTCCGCGAGGAGGAGTCGATCCGCGCGTCGCTCGACACGATCGTGCAGCTGAAGGGTCGCTACGCCGACATCGGACTCACCGACCGGAGCCAGATCTTCAACACCGAGGTGGTCCAGGCGATCGAGCTCGGGAACATGCTCGACGTGGCCGAGGCCGTGGCGCTCTCCGCGTTGCACCGGCGCGAGTCGCGCGGCGCGCACACGCGCACGGATCATCCGACTCGCAACGACGCCGAATTCTGGAAGCACTCGCTGGTGACGTTCGCCGCCGATGGACCCGTCCTGTCGTACAAGCCGGTCACGAAGACCCGCTGGGAGCTCGAGGAGCGGAAGTACTGA
- a CDS encoding 2-hydroxychromene-2-carboxylate isomerase codes for MARLEFFFDCSSPWTYLAFHRIEDVCRETGAELVWRPILVGGVFNSVNASVYEQRSNPVPSKARYYAKDLRDWTRSYGLRIGQPPVFPVNSVKAMRGAFFALGRGVLPQYARAVFEAYWGDLQDISQDAVLEPIVRRAGLPPEEFFRRISEPEYKARLRENTDELIARGGFGSPTMFVNGSDMYFGNDRLGLVREALMAAPGTP; via the coding sequence ATGGCGAGGCTCGAGTTCTTCTTCGATTGCAGCAGCCCCTGGACCTACCTCGCGTTCCACCGGATCGAGGACGTCTGCCGCGAAACCGGGGCGGAGCTGGTCTGGCGTCCGATCCTGGTCGGCGGCGTCTTCAACTCGGTGAACGCGAGCGTCTACGAGCAGCGCTCGAATCCGGTTCCGTCGAAGGCGCGCTACTACGCCAAGGATCTGCGCGACTGGACGCGCTCGTACGGGCTGCGAATCGGGCAGCCTCCGGTCTTCCCCGTGAACAGCGTGAAGGCCATGCGCGGCGCGTTCTTCGCGCTGGGGCGCGGCGTGCTGCCCCAGTACGCGCGCGCGGTCTTCGAGGCGTACTGGGGCGATCTGCAGGACATCTCCCAGGACGCGGTCCTCGAGCCGATCGTGCGGCGTGCGGGTCTGCCCCCCGAGGAGTTCTTCCGCCGCATCTCCGAGCCCGAGTACAAGGCCCGGCTGCGCGAGAACACCGACGAGCTGATCGCCCGCGGCGGGTTCGGCTCGCCCACCATGTTCGTGAACGGCTCGGACATGTACTTCGGAAACGACCGACTCGGGCTCGTGCGCGAGGCGCTCATGGCCGCTCCCGGGACTCCTTGA